One Rhea pennata isolate bPtePen1 chromosome 15, bPtePen1.pri, whole genome shotgun sequence genomic window, GTACATCCACTTTTCCCACAAATTTCTACACATTACCATACAACAATCTCAGAGGTATTACACTGCATGTTTTGTATTAGCTATCTTTTTGCATTCTCCAGATTATTTCAACCTCCTCCTTAATCTGCTGAGTAATGACATTCAACAGGACAAATGTGAATCTTTGATATCAAGTGAATATCACTCCACTTGTCTATAGAAACCCGCTACTTTGCTTGCTGCAGAAACCCCAGAGAGGATTTTTCAAGGAATGCAGCAATATTTATGACACATGTAGACTGGAAAATATGTCAGGATTGTGACACAATTAAAAGCAAGGCTGACATTATCAGCAATTTATTCTAGTAATGTCGTCTGGCCTAGCAAGAACTAGCTTTCTTCAGAACTGATTACCTAGACTTCAAATCTTGagaatttctctgaatttttgttatttatgtaTAGAGCATATTCAGCTGAATATGCTCTATAcataaataacataaaaaaaaacatgcagcacCCTACCCCTTCTCAGTTGTTTGCACAGCACTTGCTGTGTTTTCCATCATAATAGGTCACCAGCATCATGCAATTTTCCTTGTCATTCTAAGGCTTATCTTGCCTCCACACACGAGAGCAGCTGCATGAATCCAAATAATGTCAAACAGTCTCAACAAGGCAATGTcaatttaattataaattatacCCGAGCAATAAAACCACCTTATCCTTTGAAAGGTCAAAAGGAAAAACCTAAGTAAAGAAGCCCAAGCATCTGCTTACCCAATGATAAGCATACATGCTGCCAACACAAaccttcttggaaaaaaagccCATTTCTATGTCTCCATGCAAGATGAAAAACCCGTTTATATACTCAAATCTATATTTAATCATTAATACTAGACTCTAAAAAGTTTATACATTTGTGAAGAACATGAAGAAACCACATAAGTGAGTGGACAACAAAGCAGAACACACACTATGAAGTGCTAACAGACTTAGCAAACATTTCTAAGCCTCAGAAATAACTTAAATGCTGAACCATGTCCAGTGAACCTGGCTTTCAGCTGGAATCTAATACACTGATTTGGGagggcaaggaggagaaggatAGGATTCGTTAAGCTCTCCACATATCTGGTAGACTGGCTGGTAACCTACACACCAGCATCTTCTCCAGGAAGAATGGAGGTTTTACCTTTTTACACTGTGGAGCTCTGAGCAAGCGGGTGCAAAATTGAGTAGTGAGGCAGCAACTACTGCTGCCCGCTGTCCCTAGCTTACAAAAATCTCCAGTGATGGTTTATCATCTAGTGCCATTTCAACATAGCAAGCATTCATAGTTCTCTATCAACATGAACTGGGGCTCAGCTTCTCATTACCTATGCAAATAAAGACAGGCTCCTAATGACTTGCAACAACTTTTTTAAGAAAGGTGTTTGAGCACCTAAAGTCAGGAATAGATGCCCACTGAGTTTCTGTGTCTCACAGCTTAATTCTCAATGACATCAACATAGGTGAGGCATATAGGTGCTAACTTCAGACACTTAGCTTTAAAATGTGACCCTATCAGAGAAGaaggaagtttttaaaaaaacccacatctTAATagtctatttttcaaaaaaatggaaagaagaaatccctgtatttcaaatttttcatttttttaaatacttgaaacaagcttttctgtcttccttgtTATCACACCAATTCCTCTCTGTGTATGTTTCACCACATAAGACTCTTGGATGGCATTTCCTTTAACGGTCAATCAGTCTGGATGTTCCAGTTACTTTGTTTTAGTTACACAGTtctcaaatgtatttatttgtcttgcatgcatttttttttcattaaaaattgtgCTTGAGTTTTCATTTAGGATGttctctaatatttttttaatcagaatttaTACACCAATGTTTTAGGTCTAGTCAATACTTAGAATTTTCTCTAAAGTTAAGACACGATGTTTTGGCTAAACTTCCCTCCTGTTTCTAACACTATACAGTTCCAGCATCAGCAAAACCTTCAGGGGAAGAGTCCGACATATGCAGTTAGATGTACTCATGATATCAATATTCTCTTAGGTGCTCAGAGTAGATGACATGGTATTAAAATCCCAGCCTACCACTCACTTTGATAAAAGCAACTGTAGGGGAGACAGGAGAGAATGTATATGACTGTAGATACCAGTTTTAATTTTGTGCCCATTCCTGATAGTACCTGTAATACATGATTTatgcattttatgtttttgcaaTTCAAACACTAGATGACTGCAGCAGTACGCATTAAAAAACCCTGTTCTGTCTTTCATCATTGCTGTAAGTGGAAATCAGTGGACTGATCCTGTGTGCTGTTTCTCACACTCCAGAGGCGGCCTACCACTCTGCTGACCTAAACACAACCTAAGGGTCTGAGCAGGCAGAACAGTTCATAAAATAGGAAACTGTCCAcataaaaatctttcaattCTTTAGCAAAGGGTAAAAAAATAGCCTCTTAGTTTTTACTTACCAATAcctcattttccatgttttctcttttgatctttttcttttttatatttgcttgTGAGCCTGGTTCTTCAGCAGAATCctgttgtaatttttttctttttttagtttttttgtcAGAGAATAGATGGCTATAATTAGATAACACCCTTTCTACAACATCCCCTGTGACACATTCAGCTAGCTTGGTTCCactttcctcattcttttcattgttttctggtagcattatttttttgcttttagatgTGCTGTCATCGCTCATAGCAAATATTGAATcagatgttttttcctcttctttttgaatcttctttttctttttcttcttggttaCATCATTATTGTCCTTGATATTCTTCCTGcgtttttttccagaaagctcCTCCTCTTCAGACTCAGCTTCTTGTTGTGTAGGAACACACTCATCAGGAACTCTATGACAGTAGTCCTGATTATCTTCACAAATTGAAGAGGAAAcatctttgcttctcttctttttctttttcttcattgtttctcTAAAACTCTCAGAGTTCTCAATGTTATCCTCTTCCTCTTTACTCATGAATGTAAATTCCTGggaattcctttcttttctgaagtcatTTATTGCAATGTGACTATCGTGAACTCCATGGATATTGTCCTGATTACATGTCAGTGGTAAAAAGGAGGCAGGcttatcttttttattctttttcttcttctttttcctcacatAACTCTCCCCATCATTCTGGACAGTATCTGTTCCATGTTTTTTGCCACTAACATCTTCTTGTGACatgtctttgtgtttttttttaagatctttttttgattgtttttgttcaCAGTCCTGGTAGTCCTCtaatgctaaagaaaaaatgcctttcttcctttttttgttagTTACCTCACCATCCCATTCCAAATCCAAAGCAatgttctttctgcttttcttgaaagcaAATTCAGTTTCTTGAGTACCATCTGAATGATGATTTGAAAAGCCTACATCACAACTCTGATTATTCTCCAACGATAAGAAGGAATGATGTTGgtccctttttttcttctttttggtggttttaaTTTGTTCCCCTGGTTCTTCTTGTGTTTCTAAATCCAGATGGCTTTCTACATTCACTAAGCTTTTGGAATATGCTTCTTCCTGTAATTCAGtgcaaactttcttttttttggttttcttcttctttgatGTTAATTGGTCTAAACATTCATcctcttttaaatttttctttttctttccttttgtttttgcctttgtcTCAGACCAGTCATCATCCTTAGTTTTAATGACACTTTGATCATCTCCCTCAATTTTAACGATAGTCTGGCTGCCAATActtttcacctttttctttttctgtgcagtttcctcatgaatttcttttttctttttctttattatcatTCTGAAAAAGGCAATAAAGATATTAGTGCACAgctttgaaaaaaggaaagaaatcctAGTCTACTTGATGTTCCTTCATTCTGAAACCTTTCCATACCTCTGATTGTCCCTAGCAGTTTTTTTCCAATTTCACAACATGCTTTCTCTGATGGAGGTAATCACAACTGTATGTAGCACTGAAAATACAACTGACTGCAGTGGGATGTAAGTGATGATTTTTTGTCTTGCTCTTTATTGCTGCCTCAGTAATTCCTaactatttgtatttttgacaGGAGGAAAGCATGACATTTTCACAGAACTAATATCTTTCCTAAATGACAATGACATACATGTATAAATACATCAATTGATATCTACAGTTAAGGTGGTCTTTTTCCACGTATGAATCACTCCGTATTTACTTACGGTGTACTTCCATCATTTTATCACCCGGACACTTGGCATTACAAGAAGCTTTGTTATTGCCTTTCATGCCCTTGCtatccatttcctttttcagaacATTTATGCTGGGCAGGTTACAACACACACAACCCTCTGGAAATCCTCTGCTAATGCTCCCCCTCCCTGAACTTATTCCTACGGTGTCCTATCTTCTAACCACAGTTAAcccacgggggggggggggggtgtctttCAGCTGCCTCTTTTAAGGCACCCCGATGAAACCGGCCCACGCGTGCTGCAGCACGCCCCTGTGCCTTGCCAGCGCTTCGATACAGAATCAGCCGGTGTGCGTGAAGCAGCCGTGAGCTGACGGTGCCCctggcacagcacggcacgcAGGCCGCTTCCCAGCGCCTTCCCTCCGGCCGAGGCGGGATTCCTGCGCCCGCCAAAGGAGCCAgagccgccgccgggagcccgCTGCGGCGCTGGGGCAgcgcccgggcccgggccccgctccgggaggccccgcagcgccgccgccgccccgcggggggcACCGGCCCGCCCgagcagccgccccgcgcccccccggcGGCGAGGGTCGGGGCttccccgggcgccgccgccgccctgctcgctgcggcgggagcgggccgcggcggaggcCGCTGCGCGGCCTGACCCCCGGCAGGCGCCGGGAGCGGCcgcgaggggcggcggcggcgcagggcggacagtgggaaggggcaggggccgcgggccggggccggggggcgagCAGGGGaaggggccgcggggccgggggcggccgggccccgccgcttACCTGCCGCGGCCACGTGcggccgctccgccccgccgaCCCGGAAGGGGaacgcgcccccccccccgtccacccccgccccgccccgccccgccccgcgcgtGGCGGCCGTTGCCGTGGCGACGCGGGCGCCATGGCAGCCgcgaggcggccgcgggggctgTGGGAGCGCGTGTGCGCAGGtgggagcgcggccgcggcgccccgcgcgcggctCTCAGCGGCCGCCTCAGTGTGGGGGgaggggcggccccggccccggccccggccccggccccggccccgctcccgctcctccgcggcgggcgcagccgcGGGCTCCCTTGCGCGCTGGGAGACGGGAGAGCCGAGGCGGCTGTGTGGAGGTGGCGGCCGCGGCTGCCTCGGGGAGAGTCGCCAGGAAGCGGCTCCGGCGGgcgaggccggggccggggggcgccgccgccgcgctccgccgcgctgCGTGGCCGGTGCGTGTCGTCGTCTCCTCACGGAAGCGCGCGCTCGTGTCGCGCGGCGCCTCGCGGGCTCGGCGCAGCGGGCGCCTCGGGAAGCGGGACCGTCGCCGCCCCCgtcccgcggcgcggcggcctcGCTCCCGAATAAACCCGGCACTGTGGTCTGCAGCCCTGGAAATGGGGAGTCCGGCTTCGATAGCGCAGAGATGCCGAAGtggtgtttttatttcctggtTCGTAGTGCCGTACAGCAGAGTAGGTACTTCACCTTAAAATGGCACTTTTAATGTAGGAGTGAAGTTACTTACTCTGATGTGACTCGGCAGAGGCAGCTGTGCTGCCTGTGGAAGCAGCGGGGCCGGTAAATCTGGTAATTACCGCGTTAGAGTGATAAGCCCGCTCGTTCTGCCCGCAAGAATCCTCTCCTGGACTGTGTAACCTGCAAGTTTTTATATCAGGTCCGTTGTCCTCGTCCTGTAAGAACACATTAAACTTAGAACGGGCGGATGAATGGCATTATCTACAGAAATCCTGAAATTTGCATGAATTCTTCacataaaatgctgttttgtgtgTAGTGTGACCCCATTTTCATAAGTTTTTGGCCTGCTTTAATTTACAACAAATGCTTCCatatattttttgtctttttgttacCCTGATTCACTCAGTAATCTATGTGGGTCATGTACTGCGTCTGcgttttcattttttcttctttgaaagtGGAGACAGTAATAGCAATGTCCCAGGGATTTAATTGCTTATAGTGGAATCCGAGTTGAAAAGCACTATTGTGTCCtattaaaaagaattactaATTCCATGGAAGCATCtgaattttacttcaaaatattttaaaatatgatttaggATAAAAAACTTTTCCTCAATAAAGGATTCTTTTATTGAGAAACTCGAACTTGACTTAAAGCCAGGATAGGAGACTTTAAagttcacattttctttaacaCATTAAATCCAAtgttaaacaaatatttagcaTGCAGTTGTCCCTTCCTTGTTTCCAACCAGAATAAGTAGCTTTAGACAGTAATGTTTGtgtaggagaaaaaataaatatttgttctaaAGTTTTTTGGATAAATGGTGTGCTTCTTTTTACTTTCAGAGTATGAAGCAGAACAACCTGCCTTTCCAGATGTTTATGAGTCAAAGCAAGAATCTGTGAGTATaattgaagcaaaaaaaaatcttcgcaggacagattttaaaagtttttcagtAACCAAATGGGAAAATTAGGTATCAACAGAATAGACTCattcataaaattaaatgaaaacaaaactacatATTGAAAACAACTTCTGTGAATCAACCAACAAATGTAATATTCCAcaaattattgcttttatttaaagcaaCTTGGACAATACTATCCTGAAATTAGATTACCAGCTGTGTTTAGTTTGTGCATCTGTCTTTCTGCTGTGACTCTCAAATATGCAAACATCTCTTTGCTGTGGTGTTGAAAGCAGGCGGTACTGAAATGTGCAAGAAGAAGGGATGCAAGTGTAACAAAGCAGTCATGCCCCAATTTCATATACCTGGCATATTACTTAGATGTGGCTGATGAAATCAGCAGAATTATACCTGTTCAAATTTGTTTTAAGTCTAATTTTGGCCAAATTAGTTCTAGGAAAACCTGTTTGGTAGACAGAAGCAGTACGTAAGAAGTTTTAAGAAAGACAAACCAGTTTAACTTTTTGTCCCCAGCAATTCTATGAACAGAGAAATTAGTTCTTTTGGGCATCGGGTACAAagctgattttcatttaaaccAGGcattttgcagatattttatCTTATTACACATTACTTAGTTTACTTTATTATATTAAAACTCAAGATTTTAGAGGTTAAATTGTTTGACAGTTGGTCTGGTTAGACATTTCTAATGTAACCTGTTTTCCTAAGTGTAACTAGCATCGGTACAGGCCATTATTAAATTAGGATACTAAATGCCTCTTGGGGCATTGACCTGGGCATAATATATTGATCTGTTTGAGCTTCTCATGTCATAATGGAATAATAAAACTTTACGTgttagtactttttttttctaatttccaaAATGATCTGTTTATGGATCTTCTATATGTTAAAAAGGAGTCTTATCTGCAGTCATCAACATGCAGTACGCTCTAAGTTTTGTGGGCCTGATCCTACTACTTGTTTTTCAATAGCTGAGAACTGTGCtcataaatgcaaatgaattcTAAAGTGAAACTGTTCAGGGCACTTAGTTATTGTAACAGGTTTTCATAGCAAACTAATGGTTCTACATTCTTGGGAAGTAAGAGATATCTGCCATTCTCTAACAAGTGTAGCTTGCTGTTTGTCAAGAGTGCTATTCTGGCTCACTGTTCCTAAAAATACAGGTAAAATTGCAGACTATCTTTTTTTATAATATGCATAATTGTTTCTTTGAGGGGAAACTTAAGATTTGGTTTTGCATCTGCTTTTAATTTGTCTGTCTgtgctttgtttaaaagaaaggttacttttctttaaaagctgagTGTCAAGACTTCCAAACAATGCAGAAACACATATATGAACTtctgagtgaaaaaaatgctgGTTCAGAAAACTAAtgttttacatgttttaaaccatttttaattttcaaagagtTACTATTTCTTAGAAtggataaaaaatattttaaatggtggTATCTCACcgtattgttttaaaaacagccaTGTACCTTCTTTTAGGCTTGgatgtttttattctgctggaaactgaaaagtttattaaagtgaaattttttattttaaagtacttaGAAAACACTGGAGTCATTTAATGCTTtaattagaatcatagaatcagtaaggttggaagggacctctggagattatctagtccaacccccctgctcagcagggtcacctagagcatgtgagacaaggttgcatccaggcgggccttgaatatctccagagaagaagactccacaacctctctgggcaacctgttccagaaattataaatgcattatttttttacCTGACCTTATAATTTTTCCTGTTGAATtggcttctgtattttttatagtTTGGCTTGGAAACATATGTGAGTTACATTTATCTTGGACAGGTGTCTTTGGAGGCAGGAACATTGCAGCCGTTATGTATGGAACAATTCTACGCAGCCTCTGCAGCTAATACTGTTGGCCAGCAGTTGCTTTCCACATGCAAAGCAGCTACCTTTTCAGAACCACCTGATCCAAAAGCATGTAAGTAAGTGTATATTATCTTGAACCCTgctgtgattatttttcttgtatttgacAAGGATTTGTCATTTGTTGAATGTAAAGTATTAACAGCTACAACactttttcctaaatgaaattTGCATGATTAGTCGCCTATCTCTTAAGGCAGGGAGCCAGCTTGCCCCCTTGTCAATGGAAGAAAGCTCAAATGAGGTGGGACACACATTAGAAATAGAAATCAGTAGCGATGTCTTACAGTTAAGATAATTCTGTTCTCTTGGTAAGTGTCTATTTATTTAGCCACTTAGATCAGAGAAGGacaagcattttttcctctaatttaaTAATGCCAAACTGAGATCAATAAACTAAATATATAATTGAGTCTGAAAActactttcaaaatattctctttgcCTATCTGATCACAAATTAGAATGGAAACAGCCTCTGAAGTTCTattcttctgggttttttttagtctctatacttaaaaaaattcaCCAAGtaacaatgtatttttctttcagcccTCCTTGTGTCTTTTGTTCCTCGCTTTTTTCCATCACTTCTcattctgtgtttgttttcttttctgccattCATTCTTGCTTATTATGAATTCCTACTGTTAGTTAGGAGTGTTTCCCtcagcttttatatatatagcatTTTTTCAATTATGAGCATTTTCTGGCAGTGTATGAACCAATGAAAGGTCTGAAGAAGAGAATCAATTCCATGTTTCAGTTGTGTTCTGCCAGAAGAGAAACCTTTTGTAACTTAATCTTTACTGACTGCACTAAAACCTGAATGCTTACTGCAGGGGAAGGCAGTCTGACTGGAGGACAGCATTTCAGCTAATAAGACATCCCTTCTTGTGCAAGATCCTAAGATTTTTTGTTAGTCTTTAAAGATTCCTAAAGGTATAGCAAGTCTGTAGTGTGGACTATGATGTTGAAACTCCTGAGCTAGCAGTGATCTAACCTGCTATGTTGACATGGTGCAATGTAGCACATTTCCAGAGATGCCAACTCAGTACGTCTGTGTTTGTTCCCCACACCTCCCAAGCTAACAAGCTCTGTTTTGTTCTCCCTTCTGAGGGGAGTACTCTTGTAGCTTTGTTTGGTGTCATGCTCCCTGTGATGCTGTCTCTCTGGCTCAGTAAACTTTAATTTCTCCATGTATGATGTCTTCAACAGAAGAGATAGAAAGATCCTCCCGTTAACCTAGTTTTAAGTTTGTAATGAAAGGTCTTGTTGGGGAAGATGGGGATGTGAGGAAAAACTGGAAAGGAAATTGAACTTGAGTCTCTCCATTGGGCACGTGTTTAACCACTAGGCTATATATAGAACATGATGTAATCACAATATATCACTGCTGGGTTTTGGTGAATGTgactgcagctgctttcttttgtgTGGAACTTGGTGCTGTCAGTGTGTGTTAGCATACTCTAGATATGGCAAGTAGACTTGAGCCTAGGGGCAGTGTAgtgaaaaataagagagaggTACCAACTCAGACATCCCTGCCAAGGTGGCAAAATTGGGTATATGAGTAATACTAAATTTCTTGAGGAAATGGCAAGTAGAAAGTAATTATGAGAAGAAAATCAGGGCATCACTGAAATAcagtctttgttttttcctccatctagaaattcagttttatgaCCACCTATACTACTGCAATATGTAAAGGACATGTGTATGGATATCAAAAGTAATTTAGCTGTAACAGTACAAGAATTCAGTGCAGGctaatttacttttcttcctgtcaGGGTAAATTAGTCTACATTGCTTCTCACTTCTGTAGCTAAACTGCTTCTGATGCCTGAGTTAACTAATTTAAAACTAAGCCTAGCATCTCAGAGGCACACCGTAGTTTGCACTGTTGATTTACCTTTAGTTTGCAATTTATTCAAATTTGGATTTTCTTGgctgaagaaaactgaagataGGTCTGTAGCTGTATCTAAACTGAAAGAAGCTGTGCCTGGTTCAAGCTGAGGTGGTCCTGATAACTAATACTTGGTTTACGTTATTTGATGTTTGTCCCTTTGTGAAATCCAAGTGCTTATCTGTAAGTGAAACT contains:
- the KNOP1 gene encoding lysine-rich nucleolar protein 1, encoding MIIKKKKKEIHEETAQKKKKVKSIGSQTIVKIEGDDQSVIKTKDDDWSETKAKTKGKKKKNLKEDECLDQLTSKKKKTKKKKVCTELQEEAYSKSLVNVESHLDLETQEEPGEQIKTTKKKKKRDQHHSFLSLENNQSCDVGFSNHHSDGTQETEFAFKKSRKNIALDLEWDGEVTNKKRKKGIFSLALEDYQDCEQKQSKKDLKKKHKDMSQEDVSGKKHGTDTVQNDGESYVRKKKKKKNKKDKPASFLPLTCNQDNIHGVHDSHIAINDFRKERNSQEFTFMSKEEEDNIENSESFRETMKKKKKKRSKDVSSSICEDNQDYCHRVPDECVPTQQEAESEEEELSGKKRRKNIKDNNDVTKKKKKKKIQKEEEKTSDSIFAMSDDSTSKSKKIMLPENNEKNEESGTKLAECVTGDVVERVLSNYSHLFSDKKTKKRKKLQQDSAEEPGSQANIKKKKIKRENMENEVLEHVDDVTIVQEKKGNCDEINIDKVRRQALQEEIDRESGKTKVFSTKVEPDAKFGQWSTAAFQSPDQGMKFLRLMGGFKKGSVSIQDLSATTNKPNMALNREGEEKLQQALKMEFDKAMDLKQHRRIGLGFQPAANKKVYIDKYTSRSIKFED